A portion of the Carcharodon carcharias isolate sCarCar2 chromosome 18, sCarCar2.pri, whole genome shotgun sequence genome contains these proteins:
- the lacc1 gene encoding purine nucleoside phosphorylase LACC1 codes for MVVEVVLVDFSDVPHGSIQKWLCRAVDVMSTCSLVECPYVFMMYSQRNTDSANNDVQSYLYQLSEHVEMPKGNLEVLVQSSFAGILYTAKKKIDEQSLSLIQVIASTDRRATLELYVEQLFTATYKFTFETLVMESEGEIKLHLPVPAIKEHVLLSQQADYIWKDIRAFLAQLKGDMGEIVILKSLLIPDVFLHGFTTRTGGISYLPGLTSLNLFSSWKRRDPKAVVTENVRRLSTSAGFNAKIFYLAKVSHGSNIWTLGKPEPENYDGMVTNWKGVTIAAPGADCIPLLFADPIQQVCGVAHAGWKGTLAGVAMATVSVMMAEFGCSARDILVVMGPCVGPCCFTLHQEAAREFVKINTNCVKGTNSPRPNIDLRQATRVLLERGGILAENISDDSTSSKCKDVTPCTACHPDKFFSYSRDGSNFGTQIGFISVRD; via the exons ATGGTGGTAGAAGTGGTCCTGGTTGACTTTTCAGATGTTCCTCATGGTTCCATTCAGAAATGGCTTTGCCGTGCTGTGGACGTAATGAGCACGTGCAGTCTGGTCGAGTGTCCATATGTCTTCATGATGTACAGCCAAAGAAATACAGACAGTGCAAATAATGACGTCCAGAGTTATTTGTATCAATTGTCAGAGCACGTTGAAATGCCAAAAGGAAACCTTGAGGTTTTGGTACAATCCAGTTTTGCTGGCATCCTGTACACTGCCAAGAAGAAGATCGATGAACAGAGCCTCAGCCTCATTCAGGTGATTGCGTCCACAGATAGGAGAGCCACACTGGAGCTCTATGTAGAGCAGCTTTTTACTGCAACTTATAAATTCACATTTGAGACACTAGTgatggagagtgaaggagaaatAAAACTACATTTGCCAGTACCTGCCATTAAAGAACACGTTCTCTTGAGCCAACAAGCAGATTATATTTGGAAGGACATCCGGGCATTCTTGGCCCAACTCAAAGGAGATATGGGAGAGATTGTAATTCTCAAGTCTCTGTTGATCCCAG ATGTATTTCTTCATGGCTTTACTACCAGAACAGGTGGTATATCCTACCTACCAGGCCTCACTTCCTTAAATCTCTTCAGTAGCTGGAAACGTAGAGACCCAAAGGCCGTGGTTACTGAGAATGTCCGACGGTTGAGCACAAGCGCAGGATTTAATGCAAAAATCTTCTACCTCGCAAAG GTAAGCCATGGAAGCAACATCTGGACTTTGGGGAAGCCTGAGCCTGAAAACTATGATGGAATGGTGACAAACTGGAAAGGCGTCACCatagcagcaccaggagcagacTGCATTCCTCTCCTGTTTGCTGATCCTATCCAGCAAGTGTGTGGAGTAGCTCATGCAG GATGGAAGGGTACATTGGCAGGAGTTGCTATGGCTACAGTGAGCGTGATGATGGCTGAATTTGGCTGCAGTGCTAGAGATATTCTGGTGGTGATGGGTCCTTGTGTGGGCCCATGTTGCTTCACCCTTCACCAAGAGGCAGCCAGAGAGTTTGTGAAGATCAACACCAACTGTGTGAAAGGGACCAATTCTCCCCGTCCAAATATTGACCTTAGACAAGCAACAAG AGTTTTACTGGAACGTGGAGGGATTCTGGCTGAAAACATAAGTGATGATTCCACGAGCAGTAAATGTAAGGATGTGACTCCTTGCACAGCCTGCCACCCGGACAAGTTCTTTTCATATAGTCGGGATGGAAGCAACTTTGGAACTCAAATTGGATTTATCTCTGTCAGAGACTAG